The genomic window AATATGGTGAGATGGAGGCTtcagagagggaggggggagaatATTGTGAGAGGGAGAAATCCACCTCTTCCCTGATAAGAATTTAGTAGGTAacatcaaaatcagaaaaatcaAGAGACAGGAAAGTGACCTCATTACTTTGAAAGATGGTCCTaagtaccaggaaaaaaaaactttaggaaACAAAACAGCTAAAACCTTTGAATATGGTTCTTTCTAGAGACCAGAAAGCAGAAGTTTCAGGGAGAAAGATTTACAGTTTTTCAATACACATTTGGAGTATTTGAGGGGTTCAATATATGTCACCAGTCTTCCTATCTTGGCTTCAAACAAATTGAGAGATGAGCAAAAAGAGAGGCAAGTGGAGAAGAACTGTCACTGTTGTTACTAAGAAAGGCCAATTTGGAGAATGGTGGGCATGAACCCCAAACAGGCTTATTACCTAGATCCTGGCATTGGgccagggggtggggggggtgccTGCTCACACAGTGTCAGGATGCTGAGGGATATCCCCCAGCCCACTACACCCACCACATATGTACATACCGTATTGAGGAGATGGAGGAAGTTTTGTTCCAGCTGAACAACTTGAGACCCCTCTCCACAACCAAGCTGGGAAAATAGtgacattcctttcaattttatGAATTGAATAAAACAAGTATTTTAGTTCAGTATTCAGAAACCATAGACACAGCAGCACCTTCCTTCTGGCTTGTCCTATGTTTGAGGCTCGAGGCACATGGCTCCTCTTTCCCAGTATTTTAagctttattttatgttaaaattctGAACCAGAAATAGGTAGAGTCTAGCTTAAGAAAGAAGGCAGCAGgagaataatgtttttttttttttgagtcataaAGAGCAATGCTCCTTGCTTGCTTTCCGAGTGGGCTGTCCTGCCTTTGTACCCTCTTCTCCAGCATGCCTCCTTTACCAGTATTATTTATCCTTATTTCCTTACTGATGTGGCTCTGAGAGACAAGGAAGCACCCTGGGGGACTCTCAGGAAGTCCCTGCTGGAATCAGTAGGAATAGTAGCCAAGGGTTGAGACTCCAAGTCTCTTGATGAAATGGACAGACCACACTTCTGCCCTTGGCGACCTCacactgtggcttttttttttttttttttaactttccaacttttatttcaggttcCAGAGGTAAacaggcaggtttgttacactggtaattgcatgtcacaggggtttgatgtacagataattttgtcacccaggtaatcagcaatcctcacccttctcccacccttccccctcaAGTAGGCCTCCATGTTTATTGTtcccttgtgtccatgtgtacctgatgtttagttcccacttataagtgagaacatgtggtattggttttctgttcctgcattaattcacttaggataataacTATAACCTGTCTTGGTGCTCAGGTGCAATGAAGCTGAGCCGGTATTGAAAAGAGAAGCTTAATTTCAGGGCTTCCTGGGCATTTAAAGCCAGAAAAATTCCTGTTcctaatgtaaaaataataggCATTCATCACTTATCACCTCGTAAgtgaataagaaaagaagaaagagcaatCATGTGGGGGTTGGCCTTAAGTGCTGTTGCAGAAATCTCCGTCAAAAGCAAAGAAGCCTGCACTTTCATCCCTCAATCCCAcagaaatttttttctgcttttatggtTCTCATTGAACTGAAAAGGAAAGCCACCAGACAAAAAATGAGCcaaatgcaaaggaaaacaaattcagTCCAGGTTGAGAGGCCTGAGGAGAACATTTCTTAAAGAACATCAggatattttgatatttatatctgtgatttttttaaataagcaaagcAGAATCTCTTAGGAAGTAGACAACTATCCTTGATTGTTGACGGGCTGTTGGTAGAAGAAATCCATAGGTTCTAAGTATATAATCTCAACAGGAAAAATGCAACTAACTCTTAGTTAGGCAGGAACTATCATATATTATAAGGAATAGTAGAACTCGGGCTTTGGAGCCATTATTGGTTTCAAATGGAGCTGTTTGATattgggcaagctacttaacctcattgagcctcagtttcttcatctatggataataatagtgataaaacTCATGAGATTGAAAAGAGATTAGCAAACACTCTAGTTCATGGTAGGTGTGTAACATATCAGTTCCCTTTTTCCACCACTGATGCCCATTGTGGTAGTTATTATTGATAATCACCAAatctttccattcttctctgAAGCACACAATGCAACTGCACTTTCTTGCTCCCTTGAAAATAGATATGACCATCCGATTTGCCTCAGTCCATGAGATACTAGCAGCAGTGATGCATCACTTCCAAGCTGAAGCTTTAAAAGCAAGTTCTAGGTTTGCCATGCATCTTTTCTCTCTGCAACAGCAAATGGCAGTGTTCTAGACAGTGACCAGCTTGGGGTTAGGAGTTAGGATGACACAGCAAACTTCACAGAGGACAGGTAGCACAAGTGAGAAACAAAAAccttcattgttttaagccactgtgaTTTTTGAACTTTTTGTTATCATAGCATAACCTACATCCTCCTGATTGACTCACCTTCCTTTAAGTAACTGTATTTGCCATCATCTTAATTCACTCCACAGATACGTGTTAACCAAAATGCCAAGCACAGGGCTAGATGCTGAGAAATGCATGATACTGACTCTTTGTTCTCATGGGGCTCACAGTAATGGGAGGAGAGTGAGGGTCATTGTCaggagtcttttaaaaatatccccAGTTCTTTTGTTTAGCTAAAGTCAAGGTTTGGAACTAGTGGTTTTGTGCACATTGAATACTTCATAAGGATGCTGATTGCCTGCAATTTTAATAACAGAGAAGCTAGAGATTTTAATAAGTCAGAAAAAAGGTGGTATAtgtggagaaaatgaagaaagaaatgattAACAAAGTATGAGTACTGTACTTTATTTTGTCCCTGGGTTGCCCACAACTTTCTGACTCAGCtatcctatctttttttttttttttttgagatggagttttgttcttgtttcccaggctggagtacaatggcgctgtctcggctcactgcaacctctgcctcccaggttcaagtgattctcctacctcaacctcccaagtagctgggattacaggcacctgccacaacacccaccttttttttagtagagacagggtttcaccatgttggccaggttggtctcaaactcctgacctcaggtgatccacctcagcctcctaaagagctgggattacaggcgtgagccaccacacccacacctggccctcaaccatctctttcaccttctgctcATGACAGTTTACtagaatttttttcccttgagactgAATGTCaagtcaaaaacaataaaaaaattgctAATCATTACTATGACTCCAGAGCTACTTGCTTCTTTAAAAAttcctgaaattataaaatataaagccaAAGCAATGAATTTCTAATGGTGGAATTGTAGACACAGTGGCCCCCTGGGGTTCTTATTTCAGATGGGGCAAGGGGATATTCCTAACCCTATTTTAAATCATGCCAGCCTAGATAactatgtgaaaattatatggGTGCTTAGCAAAACTAGTAACTAGCACCCCTTTGGcagttttatattaaaaatccTTTATTAGCTTAGGTATGACctagtgatttttaaaactcattacTGATTTTTGAAAGCCTCCTCTTCAAAACAAAAAGAGCCCATGGTTCTTAACTGGTAATACCAATGACTCCTATAAACTCTATGTTAAAACAAATCTTACAGCTAATAGAAGGGTAAATATGATGCCAACTAATGTTTATACTTATACAAGTATccacaaatataaagaaatagctccttaataatttctaaaaagagACCCATTGATTAATCTACTTGAGTCTCTTAGCAAATGCTACTGTTCAATAACTCATTTGATGGTAGTAAATTTTCTCCTGAAGCTACCCTTTCTTTATGACTAGGCAATAAGGTCTGTGGATCTGGGAGACCTACAGTTGTTATGCAATTCCTCTGCTTCCATGTAGTGTGACTTGGACAAATGACAGGCCCTGCTTTTCTCCATTACTACCAGGATGTAAGTTGTAGCCTTCTCAACTGTTGTGGCAATTAATTGCCAAGTTGTTAGTCAACTGTCAAATCTTCAGTTGAATATGGATCTCATTGAGATGCTTTGGAACTGTGTGGGAGTAGTCACTCCCACAACATTTATTTCCCCCTCTCCCTTACTAAGAGAGCCCTGATTTTCTAAAAGATGACTATGTGCCCAGTTGAAATACTGTTTACACTTCCTTGCAGCTATGTCTTGTGACCAAGTCATGATCAGTGAAATGTAAGTGAAGCATTGACAGAGTCCCTtcctaaataaaaagacaaagcctAGCAAGGAGGCCTTCTGCCTTTCACCCTTcactctttcccttcttcctgcctGGAACACAGATGTAATGCCAAAAGAATAAACCATTTTGTAGCCATGAGGATAAAGCCATACATTATGAAAGACAGATCAAAGGATCTGGGTTCCCAGATAGCATCTCGAAGCTATTTTATAAACCCTGGGCAGTCTGCTTTCAGACTTCTTTTtaccatgagaaaaataaattcttgttttgtttaatcACGAAGaatgaatttttattatatgcAACCAAGTGCAAATCCCAGCCAATACAATCTATGGACTCATGAGGTCTTCATCTGGATCTCATTCCTCTTCTCACCGAATCAAGACTCAGGGTCATCTCTGGGCTGTAGAGGAAAAACCTGAAAccgtaaaaattctagaagataacataagaaaaactcttctagacattggcttaggcaaagaattcatgactaagaccccaaaagcaaatgcaataaaaacaaaaataagtaaataggacCTAATTAGAAagtttctgcacaacaaaagataTAGTCAgaagagtaaatagacaacccagagagtgggagaaaatgttcacaatctgtgcatctgacaaaggactaatatccagaatctacaaggaactcaaacaaatcaagaaaaacacaaataatcccatgaaaatgtgagaaaaggacatgaatagacaactctcaaaagaagatatacaaacagccaacaaacatgaaaaatgctcaaaatcactaattatcagagaaatgcaaattaaaaacacaagataccactttactcctgcaagaatggtcataattaaaaagtgaaaaaacaatagATATTGGCATgcatgtggtgaaaagagaacacttttacactgctggtggaaatgtaaactagtacaaccactatggaaaacagtatggagattttttttaaagaactaaaagtagaactaccatttgatccagcaatcccactactgggtatctacccaaaggaaaagaagtcattatatgaaaaagacacatgcacatgtttgtttatagcagcacaattaaCAATTGCAAAGATAAAGAACCAACCTAAGTACCTGTCAAccaagtggattaaaaaaatggggTATACGCCaaagaatactactcagtcataaaaagaaatgaaataatgtcttttgcagcaatttgGATGGAATTAGAGGCCTTTATTCTAAGTTACTTCATTCtaagtaactcagaaatgaaaaaccaaatgttgtatgttctcacttaaaagtaggAGCTAAACTATGAAGACACAAAGGCACTAGAATGATATCATACACTTTGGGAACTTCGGGGGAAGGATTAGGAGGgaagtgagagataaaagactacatattgggtatagTGCACACTGcctaggtgatgggtgcactaaaatatCAGAACTtaacactaaagaacttattcatgtaaccaaaactacttgtaccccaaaacttattgaaataaaaatttaaaaacaaaaacaaacaacaacaacaaaagatccTGGTAGGAGCAGTATGACATGgttgtagaaataatttttttaaattatgttaaaatattttcttttaagcagAACTTTGTGCATCATATTCCCCTCCGCACCCCATGTAGCCACGGGCACCTATTGCCTCAGGGAAGAATAGGATTGTTAAACTAGGAAAGTAGACAAGGGCAGGGTAAAAATAAAGCCTAATTGGTTACCCAGAGGTCCAATTTGTAtacaaaaggcaaaataaatgcacaattgttttccttttcctaaaacagttttgaaaattatGAGCTGGTTCCCTCTGAACCATCAAGCAATCAATCTGttcagttgtttttaaaatattatcaattaATAGATATAATCATGTTTGATGTGTTTTAAACAATTgcgattatcttttttttttctttgatgctcAAATTAGCCCATCTTTGGTCAGTGACAGCCTATTTGAATTGTCCCCTTCTTGACACAACCCTAGTGGTAGTTGATAGTTTTCttgctttctgaaaatatttacagataaaatgatatgatgcgctgggatttgcttcaaaatgatGACATAGGAAAAAGGGGTATAGATGAAATATGACTGTCCATGAGTTCATAATTGTTCAAGCTGGTGATGGCCCCATGGAGATTCATTATACTACTTTCTtacatttgtatatgtttgaaattttctaaattaaaagttaaagataaaaaaattcagTCAGGCACCTATAGTCTGCAAgcacttgggagtctgaggctggacGATGGctagagcccaggaattcaagacaagcttgggcaacatagcaagatccagtctcgaaaggagaaagaaaaaaaaaaaagttgagtcttgaatgcctggctttgattggggggtggggggaagaaaaatatttctaagttCCCTAGGCTTCCCTTTACTTATTGATGAGTAGGCACAGAGTTCTGACTACAGAGCTGTACTCTAAGTCAGAGGTCATGAGCTCTCAGGATATACCCATTACCCCCATCGTAAGGAGGGCATGAAGAAACCCTCTTGGATGGCGGAGAGAACAGAAGGATGGAGGGTAAGGAGATGGGAAAATGTGCGAAAAGCTTTCAGAGCTTCACGAATTGGGTACCTCTTGGCAGCTTTGCTGGTGGTCACGGGGTTGGGTCAAAGGGGTTCCCTCACTACCAATTTGTCTTACCACCGTCTTCCATTCTTTGGCCCAGATTCGAGTCTCTCATCCCCAACAAGCCTGATTCTATTTCTTGTGGTCAAGGGGATCTTGCTTTCCAGATAGGACAGGAAGGAGCACTGGGCTGGAAATCCCGAGGCCAAAAGCCGAAGCCTGTCAGTGATTCAAAATGACACGGGGTCTTGGGTCTCACTTTCATCACCCATGAAATGAAAGGTCACCCTGCAAGACTGAAGCCCCTGCAGTGTCCCAAGCATCCAGATCCAACACTCAAGAAACCCTGGACCCCAACAGCCTGTCCTGCAGGCCTCCGTGCCTTTTCACTGAACGTCTTTTCCACCATTACACATCACATCGCCTCCTAAAGAAAAGCGCGACTGCTATCACTTTTTGCAGATAGTTGGAGAGGCGGTGCCCAGCATAAGATGACCCCAAAGTTGACAGCACTTTCAGGCTTTGTGAATTAGGCGCGTCACCGACCTGTACGATTTCTCCTCTCTGCCCTTGCTCGCCTGCAAATCCTGACCCCCGTCCACACTGCGGAGAAATCTCCTAAGAGACGGCTGCCAGCGTTGCCTCTGCGCCCAGGAGGCGTGTAGCAAAGGACTCGGGAGCTGAGCGCGCTGCGGCCCCGCTCCCAGCGCACAGCCCAGAGGGAGGGGCCGGCGGGGGCCGGGCAGCGCCAGACTCGGAGCGCCGGGCTCACAGCGGCTCAGTCTCCTCCCGAACCCGGCCCCGGCTGGCGAGAGCGGCAGCCAGTGCGAGCCAGAGCCCGGGCCTCAGAGCGGGTAGGCGGAGGGCCGGAGAGGGCGGCGGACTGGAGCGGCGGGCCGCGCTCGGGGGCCCCGCGGTGTGCGCGTCCTCCCATCTTATCCTGGTAAGTGCGGGCGGCTGCGCCCCGCCTGCCGCTGTAGCCTATGTGGTGGTCGTCCCCGGATCCCGGTTGCGCGCATCCCGTTGCTGCTCTGCAGGCTCACAGGTGCCTCTGCCGTGGATGTGGGCGCCCCAGGCCCCGCTAGGAGTTAGCCAACTCTGTGTGCTCCGGGGCGTGGATTTGGAGCCCCCGCCTTCCTACCCTTGCTTTTGGCTTGGGATGGGGGGCGCGGGGCAGGGCCTGCCGTCGGGGGAGACGCGCAGAGGGGCGCTTCCCTTCCCCAACCACCTACAAACGATTCAGGGGGATGCGGGCCAAGCGCCTCACCAAATGCAACCCAGCTCCAAGCTCACAGGTGGGGCGTCTGTCCTTTAGATTTATTTTCCTGTTAATCCACCAGGGAAAGTTTGGGACCACGCAAGGCAAAGTTGGGGCGCGGCTGGGGGCGAACTTCTCCTACGGAGGCAGCTCCCGGGGAGACGAGCGGTGGGTTTGCAGGGGGAGCGAGGATCGGGCTGGAGATGACTTTGCGCCCGGGGAGTTGAATCTGTCCCTGCTGGTCGCCCGGGCCGGGCATTTACACAATCCCCTGAGTGCTGTGAATCGCTTAATCGTTCCTGCTAAGCGTTGACGTTCGCAGCCAGCTGGGAATCTCCGTGATGGGTTCGGGTTATCTCAGGAGTAGCAGCAACTCAGCGGGGTTGACTTGTGCTCTTGCTTTGCTCTGAAAACCTGAGCTCCAGCTAATCTCAGTATTTAAGTGGCGTGTGTTTAATTAGCTTATTTTACACCTGAGATTATCTCAGCGACTGCCTCCAAAATGAAATCGTTGATAtggaaaagaatagtctttttaaagaaaaactaaaacgAGAACTCTTCAGAATATCAGCTGTCATGTCTGGCTATTTTACCCATCTCCGTGGGATAGAGAAAGAAAACTCTGCTTTAGATATCTAACCTATTAAAGTCAGTGGTGGGGCTATTTTGGGCAGATTTTGTGGACAGAGGTATTGCTACAACTTGCGTATTGTTTATGAAATACACATGTGGTCTCTCGAAATAGCCTACTGGTTATTTCACTGCATTGGGAGTTGTTTGACTTACTAAGCTGCCTATTTTAAATATGACTaaaggttgttttttttaaaaaaaatatttagctgAAAACAATGTCTAGATGTTTAGGGAAGACAGTTTGTGCATGTCACCAGAATATTTTTTTGTAAACTTAAATTTGTAAAGGACTACTTTCCCGCATCTGATAAAGGAGAgactttttatgaaaaataagatCTGATATCATTATGTGTGCAGAAAAAGATCACTAAATTAAGGAAACCCTCACTTTCCAAATGATAGGTTAAATCAGAAAAAGTTGCCTGCAGCTGAGAATTATATAACTGgaccaaaagaaaacaatgaataattgTTAGTTGCCAAGTACCTAGACAGTTCTGAAAGAAGTGGGACCTTTATAGCACTGGAAAGTTGTTACATGATTTAAGGTTAGATAATCTGATAGATTTTCACctgtaaaatttttattcttacatCTGCATTCTCTACACCTAACATTggatttatcaaaatatttatttgggtttATACATACATTTTCATAAGTACCACATTCCATACTAAGTGCCACATATGTTTTTACTCATCTTGAAAACAATCCTGGGTGGTAGGTACCGTAATTGTCCCCattttaaatgaggaaactgaggcacagagaagttaagtaacttacccaagatcGCACAGCTGCAGGACAGAACTTTATCATATCTGCAAagatctttttattaaaaatacatgattttatgATTTACTTATTctcgtttttatttttatttaagcgTAAATGATGGAAGTTTCCTGTGAAGCATAAGAATCCCTGATTGTGAAAGTGCCCCACAAGCATCGTTAACTATAAAGTAAGGAAAAGTATGAAAGAACCATCTGGTTGAGTCTAAAGTTGGAAGATCACCATATCCACCAGAAGACCCAGGATGGATCTGCAACAAAGCGCCACCATCACCTCCCTAGAGAAATGGTGTTTGGATGAGTCACTGTCTGGCTGCAGAAGACATTATAATGTCAAGAAAAAACTGAAGTTAATTCGAATCTTAGGCCTTTTCATGGGTCTGGTAGCCATTAGCACTGTCTCATTTTCAATCAGTGCCTTTTCTGAGACAGATACACAGAGCACCGGAGAGGCCAGTGTTGTAAGTGGCCCTAGGGTAGCACAGGGTTACCGTCAGAGAACTCTCTTAGATTTAAATGACAAGATTCTGGATTATACTCCACAGCCACCTCTTTCTAAGGAAGGCGAGTCTGAGAATAGTACAGATCATGCCCAAGGAGACTACCCGAAAGACATCTTTTCCcttgaggagagaagaaaaggtgCAATCATTCTGCATGTCATTGGAATGATCTACATGTTCATAGCCTTAGCCATTGTCTGTGATGagttctttgttccttctttgaCTGTCATCACTGAAAAACTGGGCATCTCTGATGATGTGGCTGGAGCCACCTTCATGGCTGCAGGGGGATCAGCCCCAGAACTTTTCACATCTCTCATAGGGGTATTTATCGCTCACAGCAACGTTGGCATAGGCACAATTGTAGGTTCAGCAGTATTCAACATCCTCTTTGTTATTGGCATGTGTGCTCTGTTTTCTAGAGAAATCTTAAACCTGACATGGTGGCCGCTCTTTCGAGATGTGTCTTTCTACATTGTTGACTTGATCATGCTGATCATATTTTTCCTGGATAATGTCATCATGTGGTGGGAAAGCTTGCTTCTCTTAACAGCTTATTTTTGCTATGTGGTTTTCATGAAATTCAACGTCCAAGTAGAAAAATGGGTGAAGCAAATGATAAACCGCAATAAAGTCGTCAAGGTGACAGCACCAGAAGCCCAAGCAAAGGTTGGTGGTGGTGGATTTTTATTTAATGCTTTTCTTGACTACGGTTCTGAATTATTATGCTTTTGAGATCTGCAATTCTTTTGATGTGATGGTGTTTGGGGCTCTTGTGGACAGCAGATTGATTCTGCAGTTTTGTGATAGCTAGAGTAACATAGcagtggaaaaaataattttggggtATTCTTGCAGATGTTTACTAAGTTCCTCAGCTACTTGCTTCAGAGTAAAACACTTGTAAATATAGGTTACATAAGCCTCCCAGAGCCAATTCAGCAGTTATTTGTCTCTTATTTTCTGAAAGTGGGCATAATGATTTTGTGAACAATTTAATTTTCATAGGAAAGTGTGTATGTGCCTAGAAAGTTGCAaggccttttctttttaaatgaacacaTGACAATTACCAAGAAAGAACCATCTCTTTAGAGATGTCTGAGGAAGAAAGTTTGTGTCACCATAGCTGCACCTTCCAGTCAGCAGCCTAGCCCAGCAGGGCTTGTCATTATTGTTGTCATGGCTGTTTTTCTTGATTGACACAATCATGTCTTAGGTCACTTGACCAGGAACTGATCAGCATCCATTGTAAAGAGAATCATTGGCCAGCCCTGCCATCTGCCTCTGCATCACAATGACCCATTTTGCACACCATAATAAACATGACTTCAACTATTTTTAGAGTAGAATTTGAGGGAgttttaataataatagtgacCATCCTACCACTTAGGTGAGTGGAAAGCAGATTGGTAAAGAGCTTAGAAGTAATTCCTGCaaacacataaattatttttttaaatagtggacAAACGGCATCAATACAATCATATGTGGTATTGTAATGGAGTTCTGATTTATATCCTAGCAGTGGAATGTCATCCCTGAATGTGATTTTAAACAGAAAGCCAAAATACATACATAGACTTTTCATGCCAGCATCTGGAAAAATTCTCATATATGCAAAAAACAGATGTTTGAGCAGGGGGTGAAAGATTTTGTTCAAaaaagatatacctaatgctagatgacgagttagtgggtgcagcgcaccagcatggcacatgtatacatatgtaacttacctgcacattgtgcacatgtaccataaaacctaaagtataataataataataataaataaaaataaaaaaataaaaacactccccaaaaataaaaaaaagaaaagaaaaatgatattaatTTGGTTAAATTTACATAATTCTTTTATAGCCAAGTTTGATGACCATCCTTTTCATTGCAGCCGTGAAACGGAAGCAAAGTGCAGGATAAAACACTAGTAATATTTCTACTTGTACTACATTTTTTCTAACATTTCTCTCATATGCTTGTTTGTTAGAAACTATAGTAAAACCAAAAAATCATTTAGCAAAATATATGGCAAACAAGCATTCAGATGTGACAACTGAGTACATCTCCTTCAGGGCATAAAATAGGACCATCATTGGAAGTTCTCCCCTACTCTAACTTAGCAGCCAAAAAGTGCTCTCCTCAAGTCTGTTTGGGTGGTTTACATTGATAGTCTTGTGTTTATTCCAATTAAAGTACTGAACGATTGTCAAGGAAATGCTTATTTTTTAGAGGCAAGGAAATGATTCGATGTCTTATAAATTTCTTGGGCACATCAATGGTGAAAAGTCTTTTTGAGAACTCAGtactttcttgttttcttacacCCTAGTGGAACTTCATTAACTTAGGGACTTGGTTGAATATTATATTGGCAACATTTATGAAAAATGAATCTGCAGAGCAATCCAATGGTGTATGTAGGATTGCGGAAGGATTTTGTATTCTCATTTTAGTGGGGTGGGAGAtggtttagtggagtggaagaTGGTTTCATGCGTTTTACAAATAGCTTTCCAAATATAGGTTTATAGACTGT from Pongo abelii isolate AG06213 chromosome 13, NHGRI_mPonAbe1-v2.0_pri, whole genome shotgun sequence includes these protein-coding regions:
- the SLC24A2 gene encoding sodium/potassium/calcium exchanger 2 isoform X3, giving the protein MDLQQSATITSLEKWCLDESLSGCRRHYNVKKKLKLIRILGLFMGLVAISTVSFSISAFSETDTQSTGEASVVSGPRVAQGYRQRTLLDLNDKILDYTPQPPLSKEGESENSTDHAQGDYPKDIFSLEERRKGAIILHVIGMIYMFIALAIVCDEFFVPSLTVITEKLGISDDVAGATFMAAGGSAPELFTSLIGVFIAHSNVGIGTIVGSAVFNILFVIGMCALFSREILNLTWWPLFRDVSFYIVDLIMLIIFFLDNVIMWWESLLLLTAYFCYVVFMKFNVQVEKWVKQMINRNKVVKVTAPEAQAKPSAARDKDEPTLPAKPRLQRGGSSASLHNSLMRNSIFQLMIHTLDPLAEGRFREKASILHKIAKKKCHVDENERQNGAANHVEKIELPNSTSTDVEMTPSSDASEPVQNGNLSHNIEGAEAQTADEEEDQPLSLAWPSETRKQVTFLIVFPIVFPLWITLPDVRKPVGETIGISEEIMGLTILAAGTSIPDLITSVIVARKGLGDMAVSSSVGSNIFDITVGLPLPWLLYTVIHRFQPVAVSSNGLFCAIVLLFIMLLFVILSIALCKWRMNKILGFIMFGLYFVFLVVSVLLEDRILTCPVSI